A part of Carettochelys insculpta isolate YL-2023 chromosome 1, ASM3395843v1, whole genome shotgun sequence genomic DNA contains:
- the TMEM45A gene encoding transmembrane protein 45A produces the protein MGNFKGHALPGSFFLLFGFWWSVKYPVKYVCRKNKNACYLGSRAGFQRLEFIEGIVKAVFALIGMVAEQFVPDGPHLKLYNYEEKHWDHLMNWQHATMYLFYGISGLVDVVAHGTSVLPVALDRLMLSLAVFIEGFLFYYHIHGRAMLDFHVHQLLLVAIFGAAFCIFLEVFFRGSIVLEMLRTSLCILQGSWLWQIGFVLYPPNGRLEWNQMDHNNMMFLTMCYCWHYAFAFLILAVNYTIVSWVVRSKIKQAQSMEMGLLKTSERDQESEDEI, from the exons ATGGGCAATTTCAAAGGTCATGCTTTGCCTGGGagttttttcctcctctttggcTTTTGGTGGTCAGTGAAGTACCCAGTGAAGTATGTCTGTCGAAAGAACAAGAACGCTTGTTACCTTGGTTCCAGGGCAGGATTTCAGCGTTTGGAATTTATTGAGGGAATCGTCAAAGCAGTATTCGCCCTGATTG GTATGGTAGCTGAGCAGTTTGTTCCTGATGGGCCTCATCTGAAGTTGTACAATTATGAGGAAAAACACTGGGATCATTTGATGAACTGGCAGCATGCCACCATGTATCTCTTCTACGGCATCTCAGGGCTGGTGGACGTTGTGGCTCATGGCACCAGTGTATTGCCAGTGGCCTTGGATAGGCTGATGCTTTCGTTAGCAGTTTTCATTGAAG GTTTTCTCTTTTATTACCATATACATGGGCGAGCCATGCTCGATTTTCATGTTCACCAGTTACTTTTAGTGGCTATCTTTGGAGCAGCTTTTTGCATATTTCTGGAAGTCTTTTTCCGTGGCAGCATTGTACTTGAGATGCTCCGGACAAGTCTCTGCATTCTGCAAGGTAGCTGGCTCTGGCAG atTGGCTTTGTACTTTATCCTCCAAATGGGAGACTGGAATGGAACCAAATGGATCACAATAATATGATGTTCTTGACAATGTGCTATTGCTGGCATTATGCCTTTGCTTTTCTTATACTGGCTGTAAATTACACTATTGTCAGCTG GGTAGTTCGTTCGAAGATTAAACAGGCCCAGTCAATGGAGATGGGATTACTGAAGACTTCTGAACGAGATCAGGAATCAGAAGATGAAATCTAG